One Georgenia wutianyii DNA segment encodes these proteins:
- a CDS encoding ADP-ribosylglycohydrolase family protein yields MRLTWAQPEDLLAHELVQAAAEGTDVSGVRARWVAAGGDPVPAVSGAGPVPAPPALRQLARDLLAELAATPAPPAPAEPDGWEEIVALLPSAPQLPGLPSQDAYRERVLGAWTGRAAGCLLGKPVEKVPRQGIEEILRSTGRWPLDRWFTAVGLPEDVAARWPWNRRSAPTSLEENISGMPEDDDLNYPILALLLLERHGHAFTTEDVAQLWLDHLPAGRVFTAERAAYRNILDARPVPETATHLNPFREWIGALIRTDLLGWVLPGDVRGAARLAWADARLSHTRNGLYGAMWAAALGAATTVCTSVEDVLDAADAVVPPGSRLADAVRLGRELGAACDGSEPAVREALDRLHAAYGDLHWVHVLNNAATIAFALTAGRGDFGRSVCLAVTAGWDTDSAGATVGAVVGGLLGVPGIGEQWTGPLEGRIATSLPGGEQRIADLADRTVALAASLTAEVAR; encoded by the coding sequence ATGAGGCTGACCTGGGCCCAGCCCGAGGACCTCCTCGCCCACGAGCTCGTCCAGGCGGCCGCCGAGGGCACGGACGTCTCCGGCGTCCGCGCCCGGTGGGTGGCCGCGGGCGGGGACCCGGTGCCCGCCGTGAGCGGCGCCGGGCCCGTGCCCGCTCCCCCGGCGCTGCGGCAGCTCGCCCGCGACCTGCTCGCCGAGCTCGCCGCGACGCCCGCTCCGCCCGCCCCCGCCGAGCCGGACGGCTGGGAGGAGATCGTCGCGCTCCTGCCGTCGGCGCCGCAGCTGCCCGGGCTGCCCAGCCAGGACGCCTACCGCGAGCGGGTGCTCGGTGCGTGGACCGGCCGCGCCGCCGGCTGCCTGCTCGGCAAGCCGGTGGAGAAGGTCCCGCGGCAGGGCATCGAGGAGATCCTCCGGTCCACCGGTCGCTGGCCGCTGGACCGCTGGTTCACCGCGGTGGGCCTGCCCGAGGACGTCGCCGCCCGCTGGCCGTGGAACCGCCGCTCGGCCCCGACGTCGCTGGAGGAGAACATCTCCGGCATGCCGGAGGACGACGACCTCAACTACCCGATCCTCGCGCTGCTCCTCCTCGAGCGGCACGGCCACGCCTTCACCACCGAGGACGTCGCCCAGCTGTGGCTCGACCACCTGCCGGCCGGGCGGGTGTTCACCGCCGAGCGCGCCGCCTACCGCAACATCCTCGACGCCCGCCCGGTCCCGGAGACCGCCACCCACCTCAACCCGTTCCGCGAGTGGATCGGCGCGCTCATCCGCACCGACCTCCTCGGCTGGGTGCTGCCCGGCGACGTCCGCGGCGCGGCCCGCCTCGCGTGGGCGGACGCCCGCCTCAGCCACACCCGCAACGGCCTGTACGGCGCCATGTGGGCGGCGGCGCTCGGCGCCGCGACGACGGTCTGCACGAGCGTGGAGGACGTGCTCGACGCCGCCGACGCCGTCGTCCCGCCGGGCAGCCGGCTGGCCGACGCCGTCCGGCTCGGGCGCGAGCTCGGCGCCGCGTGCGACGGCAGCGAGCCGGCCGTGCGCGAGGCGCTGGACCGGCTGCACGCCGCCTACGGCGACCTCCACTGGGTGCACGTCCTCAACAACGCCGCGACCATCGCCTTCGCGCTCACGGCGGGCCGCGGCGACTTCGGCCGCAGCGTCTGCCTCGCCGTGACGGCAGGCTGGGACACCGACTCCGCGGGCGCCACGGTGGGCGCCGTCGTCGGCGGGCTGCTCGGCGTCCCGGGCATCGGGGAGCAGTGGACCGGCCCGCTGGAGGGCCGCATCGCCACCTCGCTGCCCGGCGGCGAGCAGCGCATCGCCGACCTCGCCGACCGCACCGTGGCCCTGGCCGCCTCCCTCACCGCGGAGGTGGCCCGATGA
- a CDS encoding ribokinase encodes MSVTPRGKVVVVGSANVDLVVPVPRHPGGGETVLGGSLARHPGGKGANQAVAAARAGGADTTFLGALGQDESADLLRASLEGAGVRTDLLARVAEPTGTALITVSPDGENAIVVAPGANSLVAVGPEQAERLAAADVVLAQLEIPVEAVAAAAAARRPGALLVLNAAPSRDLPADLWPAVDVLVVNEHEAADLTGDDDAEPSALARLLLERVPAVVITLGGAGSLVAERGGEPVAVPAFPVDPVDTTGAGDTFCGVLAASLAQGSTLVDAARLAAAAGALATTAPGAQESVPTATAVADLVQRHR; translated from the coding sequence ATGAGCGTGACGCCGCGCGGGAAGGTCGTCGTCGTCGGCTCGGCGAACGTCGACCTCGTCGTGCCCGTCCCCCGCCACCCCGGTGGCGGGGAGACGGTCCTCGGCGGGTCGCTCGCCCGCCACCCGGGCGGCAAGGGCGCCAACCAGGCCGTCGCCGCCGCGCGCGCCGGCGGGGCGGACACGACCTTCCTCGGCGCCCTCGGCCAGGACGAGTCCGCCGACCTGCTCCGCGCCTCGCTCGAGGGCGCGGGGGTGCGCACCGACCTCCTCGCGCGGGTGGCCGAGCCCACCGGCACCGCCCTCATCACCGTCTCCCCCGACGGCGAGAACGCGATCGTCGTCGCCCCCGGGGCGAACTCCCTCGTCGCCGTCGGGCCCGAGCAGGCCGAGCGCCTCGCCGCCGCCGACGTCGTCCTCGCCCAGCTGGAGATCCCGGTCGAGGCCGTCGCCGCCGCGGCCGCGGCCCGCCGCCCCGGCGCGCTCCTCGTGCTCAACGCGGCCCCCTCGCGCGACCTGCCCGCGGACCTGTGGCCCGCCGTGGACGTCCTCGTCGTCAACGAGCACGAGGCCGCCGACCTCACGGGCGACGACGACGCCGAGCCCTCCGCGCTCGCCCGCCTGCTCCTCGAGCGGGTCCCGGCCGTGGTCATCACCCTCGGCGGCGCGGGCAGCCTCGTCGCCGAGCGCGGCGGCGAGCCGGTCGCCGTGCCCGCGTTCCCCGTCGACCCGGTCGACACGACGGGCGCCGGCGACACCTTCTGCGGCGTGCTCGCCGCCTCCCTCGCCCAGGGCTCCACGCTCGTGGACGCCGCCCGGCTCGCCGCCGCGGCAGGTGCGCTGGCGACCACCGCGCCGGGCGCCCAGGAGTCCGTCCCCACCGCGACGGCCGTCGCGGACCTCGTGCAGCGACACCGCTGA